TAAAACATAAATCTTTTTCTTCTCAGCAGTTTTTAGATTACAATTAAATACTAAACTTTCGTTTGCTAAAAAGGGAGTTTCTGCTGGTAAAGAAGCAAAACTATCAGTACTTTTAAAATAAACCGTTTCTCCGGTTGTATTTGTTGGATTAAACCAATTATCAGTAATATATACCCGAAAAGAGAAATTCTCTCCTGCCTTTATGGAAAACGGAAAAGAAGAGATTTTGCCAAAAGAGGAACCAGCAGCCAATGTTTCAGCCGGTGATAAAATTATTAATTTTTTTGGATAATTTGGATAAAATTCAATCGTTTGTGTTCTTCCCATTATTTCCGGTCTGCTTGGCACATAGGCAATCAAACTTAAAGTTTCGGCAAGTGTGACAACTACCTTTTGTGTCGCAACTCCCCTTTGAAAATATACCTGATTTGGATATATAAAAACAGAGCGATAACGACCATCTTTCGTAGTTGCTAAATTGGCAATATCATTAAAATACCAACAAGTATCTCCATTACTTTCAAATGCGACAATCTTTACTAAAAAAGTATCACCAGCAATCTGTTCTTCAGGATATTCAACAAATTCAAAATAACTTAACTGCTGAAAAATCAATAAGATAAATAAATAGTTCATAATTCTCTAATAAAATTTACGGCATCCCATTTTTAATACTTAAACATTTTTTATACCAAATTAAATCTTAATTGCTGAATAAGGGCAGGCTTCATAGCAACAAAAACAAGAAATACATAAAGATTTATTATATTTTATTTTTTTATCTTCTAATTTTAAAGCCTTATTTGGGCAAATTTTTACACACTCCAAGCATAATTTACATAGATCTTTATCAATTTTAATTCGTTGATACCTGAATGGGTGATAGATAATTTTAATTAAATTCTTGCCTAAAATATTATTTAAGATATAATAAATCCTTTGGCTTGGTATTTTAAAGTCTTTTACCTTATTATAATTACCTTCAATAACCAAATCATTCTCATTAAATAAATTCTTTCTTTTGGCGATATTAATATAAGGGATAGATAAAGGATTTTTGTCTAATAGATAACCGATAATCGCCCATTCCAATAGATAACCATTATCACCTGCTACTAAAATATTTAACTCTCTTAAATTACCCTGACTTGGTCCATTTCCTTCCATTGCCAAAATTCCGTCAACGATTGTTAAATCGGGTTTTCTTATTTCATATATATCTATTAAGGCTTCAGAAAAATCAATGGGTGAAGGATATTGATAATGGATTTGTGATTTCTGATTACCAACAATAATTCCAAACATATTCTTAATCGCCAGAGTAAAAATTGTTAAGATGTGGGTTTTTAATTTGGGAACAGAAATTAAAATATCACAATCCAAAATATCCGCAGAAATAGATAATTCACCAATCCTTGTTTTTATTTTCTTGTAATTCTTACTAATATCCGTATAAAAACCAAAAGAAACTTCTTTTATTTGAGTAATATTACCAATCCTTTCAACGGCATCGCTACTTAATAAACTGGGATTATCGCCAACTTTAATAATCGCTCCTTTATCTAATAAATATTGACAGATTGATTTAACAATCGTTGGATGGGTAGTAACTCCTTTTTCTGGCG
The candidate division WOR-3 bacterium genome window above contains:
- a CDS encoding DUF362 domain-containing protein encodes the protein PEKGVTTHPTIVKSICQYLLDKGAIIKVGDNPSLLSSDAVERIGNITQIKEVSFGFYTDISKNYKKIKTRIGELSISADILDCDILISVPKLKTHILTIFTLAIKNMFGIIVGNQKSQIHYQYPSPIDFSEALIDIYEIRKPDLTIVDGILAMEGNGPSQGNLRELNILVAGDNGYLLEWAIIGYLLDKNPLSIPYINIAKRKNLFNENDLVIEGNYNKVKDFKIPSQRIYYILNNILGKNLIKIIYHPFRYQRIKIDKDLCKLCLECVKICPNKALKLEDKKIKYNKSLCISCFCCYEACPYSAIKI